One genomic segment of Acomys russatus chromosome 6, mAcoRus1.1, whole genome shotgun sequence includes these proteins:
- the Yod1 gene encoding ubiquitin thioesterase OTU1, giving the protein MFGGAKGGHFGVPPAGYSGSISQAAAGTKAGSAGGRPADAMWRLRCKAKGGTHVLQGLSSRTRLWELQGQIAAITGIAPGCQRILVGYPPECLDLRDPDITLGDLPIQSGDMLIAEEDQTRPKASPAFSKHGAPSYVRETLPVLTRTSVPADNSCLFTSVYYVVEGGVLNPACAPEMRRLIAQIVASDPDFYSEAILGKTNEEYCEWIKRDDTWGGAIEISILSKFYQCEICVVDTQTVRIDRFGEDAGYTKRVLLIYDGIHYDPLQRNFPDPDTPPLTIFSSNDDIVLVQALELADEARRKRQFTDVNRFTLRCMVCQKGLTGQAEARDHAKETGHTNFGEV; this is encoded by the exons ATGTTTGGCGGGGCGAAAGGCGGCCATTTTGGGGTACCCCCCGCTGGTTACTCTGGCAGCATCTCCCAGGCTGCGGCAGGGACCAAAGCTGGCTCCGCAGGAGGCCGGCCGGCCGACGCTATGTGGCGGCTCCGCTGCAAGGCCAAGGGTGGCACCCACGTTTTGCAGGGTCTGTCCAGCAGGACCCGCTTATGGGAACTGCAGGGCCAAATAGCCGCTATCACTGGCATCGCTCCGGGCTGTCAGCGAATCCTCGTCGGCTACCCACCCGAGTGCCTGGATCTCAGAGACCCGGACATCACTCTTGGGGACCTGCCCATCCAGTCAG gtgACATGCTGATTGCTGAGGAAGACCAAACCAGACCCAAAGCTTCACCTGCGTTTTCAAAACATGGTGCTCCTAGTTATGTCAGGGAAACGTTGCCTGTGCTTACCAGAACCTCGGTCCCAGCAGACAACTCTTGCCTCTTTACCAGTGTGTACTATGTCGTGGAAGGAGGCGTCTTGAATCCTGCTTGTGCCCCTGAGATGAGACGCCTCATAGCACAGATTGTAGCAAGCGACCCAGACTTCTATAGTGAGGCAATCCTGGGAAAAACAAACGAAGAGTATTGTGAGTGGATCAAAAGGGATGATACTTGGGGGGGAGCAATTGAGATATCGATCCTGTCTAAGTTTTATCAATGTGAAATATGCGTGGTAGATACACAGACTGTCAGAATCGATCGTTTTGGGGAGGATGCAGGCTATACCAAAAGGGTTCTGCTTATCTACGATGGCATCCACTACGACCCACTTCAGCGTAACTTCCCTGATCCAGATACCCCTCCTCTGACCATTTTCTCCTCAAATGATGACATTGTTCTTGTACAAGCACTGGAATTAGCTGACGAAGCCAGAAGAAAGAGACAGTTTACTGATGTAAACCGCTTCACCCTGCGATGCATGGTGTGTCAGAAGGGGTTAACTGGACAAGCAGAAGCAAGGGACCATGCCAAGGAGACAGGCCACACCAACTTTGGAGAGGTGTGA